The sequence below is a genomic window from Ruminococcus albus AD2013.
GCTTTTCTTTATCTTTTGTTTCCTACGATTTTATAACTTTAAAGACCAGCGACAGACAAAATCAAATTGGCGTACTTCTGTTATTATCATTTAAAATCACGGAATACATTTTTGAACACCGTGAATCAGTTCAACCACGGAAACCGTTTTTGATTACCGTGAAATAACATAACGGAAGTAATAACCATGAGCAGATACACAAGTGAACAGACCGCATACAGCCAACTGAAAAAGAAATACGTTCCGCTGTGGAGACTGGACACCAATACCGTGACTGTCACCCACTTCAACATTGGCACTCAAACCGAGGAGTGCAAGACATATAACACCGATTTCATCAGGTATCATCTTCATTTCTCTGACAGCCATTGTCCCGACAGGCTTCGCAGGCTCGTAAACGAGGGCAAGATCATTCAGTACCTTGATGATATAGAGCAGAAAGACAGCGAAGCTATCTCACGCCAGGTAGAGCTTTGGAAGCAGACCGATAGTTGCTATCAGAAAGCTGTCCTCAACAGTGATGCCGAGAAGATGCTCGGTCTGGAGAAATGCTTCGTCTATATGGCGAGAGAAGTGGTGTTTGAGTGTATGGTTTATATCTGAGATCAGACGGCTATGCCTTCGAATGCAGACAATTAATTGTGACTTGTTACTATTATTGCAGAGGATATATTGACAATATATTAATATTATGCTATAATAATGTTGATATTATGTAGTATATTGTTATTTTGATGTACATTATAAAGGAGTATAAAATGGCACTTACAAAATATGAATCGTATTATAATTCTATAAAAACATATATTGGTGAAATTAGAAAGGATAATGAGTATAACAATGACTCTTTAGCTTTTGCACACTGGTATTTGAAAAATCATTTTAATCTTAGTGATCAGCAAGTCTCGGAAGCAATAATTGACGGTGCTGATGATTTAGGAATTGATGCTATTATATTTGACGATACAAATAATTCTTTATATGTATTTCAATTCAAATTTCCAAGTAAATCTGATAATACTAATTCAGAAATAGTACAAGGAGATATCTTAAAAACCTTTAATGGATTTAATACATTAATCGATAACGGGATTCCATATCTTGGCACTAACACGAGATTTAGAGAATTCAAGGAACAGATTAATGATACTTTTATTGATGAATACAAAATGTTTTTTGTTAGCTTTAATAAAGGTATTATTGCTAACGAAACAATTATAGACAACAATAAGAAACTATTTAAAAACAATTATGGAAATGATTTAAATGTAATCATTCATAATAGAGATGTTATTTCTAGTATATATGAAAAGATAAACAGAAAAAATAACATAACCATTTCTTTGAAGTATAAACAGATCCAATCAGCTTATAATGTTGCTTCGAGAGAAATTGATTCCTATGTAGGTTTTGTTAATTGTAAAGATTTAGTTTCAGCTATTACAGAACACATCTCAACAATTTTTGACGAAAACATTCGTTTATACGAATATAACTCAACCGTAAACAATGGAATATATAGAACTGCAACATCATCAAGCGAATCAGATATGTTCTATTTTTATAATAATGGAATAGTATTTATTTGTGATAAAACGCGTAATAGCCCTGCATCTAATGAGATAATACTTGAAGGAGCTTCAGTTGTTAACGGCTGCCAATCGTTAAATGTTTTGTATAATGCACATAATGATGAGAAACTTTCAGACGATGCATGTGTGTTAATACGTATTATACAAATTGCCGATTTTAATCAAAGAAGACAGATTACTGAATTTCTTAATTCTCAGACACCAATAAGAGATAGCTATTTCATATCAAATCACCATGCTATAAGAAATCTGCAAGAACAATTACTCAAAAAAGGTTACTTCCTTGAAAGACAAATCAACGAGTATAAATACAAAAAGGAACATGGCGATTCACTATCATATGGAGATGATATCATTGTTCTGCAACTAGAAGAAGTTTTACAATATTTCACCGGATATTGGATCAATAATTCCGCTAGTGCAGCTAAGCGCGGAAAAGGTTCATTATTTGATAAAAATAAAATAGATGAATTGCTTTCGCAAATCAATGCAGATAAAGTAATAGAAGCTGTAAATACTTATCACGATATATCAAGTGTATTAACTATGTACCGAAAAACAAGACGTAACGATGAGAAAACGGAGTTCTCTTCATATCTTGGAATTAGCCAACAAGAGCTACTAGATCACATTGATGAATACAGATTTATGAATACAGGAGATATTCTTTTGCTGAATGTTGTTTCAAATTTAAAACGACAATATGAAAAACTTGGTTTACAAAATATCACTATAAAGGATTTGATTATTGATTCTATAAATATAGTGAAAGGTATAGCATCTAAGTCTAGCGTAACTAATATGGCTGCGTTCACAAAAAACACTAGTGTATTTTCAGAAGCACAAACTAAAGTAAGTAAATTGAACCAAAGATATGCCATAGAGCAAGAAGAAGCATCAACGATGTGTTCTTAAACGAAAAATGAAAAAAGGCAACAAAGGGGCTGTTGCAGCCCCTTTTTATTTTTACGGATAGTTTATCGTTGCCGTAGTATGATATCACCAAATCGATTTTTTATGGACATAAAAGCAAGACCATGTATGAAAAATAAATTTCTACATGGTCTTGCTTTTTGGTAAAGAGCGTATTATTTATGAAGAAACAGCCGCCTTATGGCTATTTTTTCTTTTTCTTACTGAAATATTGCTCAAGGAGCTTTTCAGTGAGTTCATCAAGTTCATTTTCCGTCATTTTTATCCCGTATTTTTCAGAAATAGAACAGTAAACCTTGTTTTTATAGGGACCTTTTGACTTTGGCTTGTCCGGAACAGTCAGCATTTCCAGGATCTCATCAGCTGTAATTTCATCTGCAAGCTCGTTTATATAATCTCTGAGTTTTATAGCAGTTACTCTCGTCAGAGAGAGCTTGTTTTCTGAAAGAACATTATACAGTTCTCTCTGAATATCTTCAGAAAATCCCTTGATGTATTCAACCGCGTTGAATTTTATTATCTCGTCATCCACGAGATACTGAAGTTCAGGTATCAGCTTTTCGACATTTATATACCTGTATATAGTTTTCCTTGAAACGCCGAACTTTTTTGCTATCTCTTCTGCGGTCAAGTCTTCATCGTCTCTCATTTTGAAGTACTTTGAAAAGATCTTTGCGTATTCGCTCGGGTATGTTTTATCTCGCTGGATATTGCTTTCAGACACGGCTTTATAAACAATATCCTCAGTATAGTTCTTAACTATACATGGAACCTTCAGCTGACCGATAAGCTTAGCTGCTTCAAGTCTGTGATGTCCGGAAATTATTTGATATATATCTCCCTTACTGATAACAGTCAGGGGGCTGACAATACCAATATCTTTAGCACTTTCTGCTATTTGTTCAACTCTTTTCTGGTTGATCTTGAATGGTTGTTCGTTTCCGTTTTCATCTGAGTAAGGAACCAGCCTGGAAATATCGACTTGTATTACTGTTTCCTTGCCTCCGCTCCATAAATCTGTGTAGCTTTTTTCGAGTCCCTCGGGTATATTATCTTCGACTTTATCTTCGACAGCTTTTTGAGCATTTTTCATTGCTTTAAAATCAATTTTAGCCATTTTATGTTCTCCTCATCCGAATCATTTTATTTTTTCAATGACTTCTTTTGTAAGCTTAAGGAAAGTCTTTCCGAGGGTGGATTTTTTATCGAATACATTCGATTTTTTATTAAACACAGCCTGTTCTGTCTGAGCAGGGCAAAATGGTATAACAGTCTTAAACGTTATATTTGTATATTCCTCGCGAATTGATTCTGCAAGGGATGTGCTGACATTTGTTCGCTGCGTTTTATTCAGGAGAATACCAAGCACTTTGAGTTTCTTATTTGTGCTATTATTGATCGAAGATACCTTATCAAGCATCTTATCCAGACCCATATAGGCATATATTCCGCTTTCTACGGGTATAATTACGTAATCACTTGCATTCATTGCATTTGACACGAGAAGATCAAGCAATGTACGGCAGTCTATAAGTATATAATCATACTGTTTATATATGTCATTTGAAAGCAATTTTTTGATAACATAGTTATAATCCGGATCATTTGACATTATTGATGTAATGTTTGTAAGCATATCAGAAGCCGGTATGTAGTCAATACCAGTTTCATTATGCCTTATAGCTGAAGCGTGGTCAGTCTCAATCCCTGCCACAGAATTATATATAAGTTCGGCTATGGTAATTTTGCCGTCTTTTATATGTCCCAGCGTTAAACTTGTATTCTGCTGCTGATCGAGATCAATAACCAGAACTTTCTTGCCAAGGCTGGCAAGTCCTCCGGCAAGATTTATGGTAGTTGTAGTCTTTCCGACACCACCTTTTTCGTTGCAGATAGAAATGGTAATAGCCATGATATAATACATCCTTTCTGTGTCACGCGTGACACATGTATAATTAAAGATCATTCTTTCTTATTATTGAAATGACCTGTTATAATTATTATAGCAGATTTTTCAAAAAATAAAAAATTATATATAGTTATTTTTTTTATGTGTCACGCGTGACACATGGATAATAGACCGGGCATTTGTCTTTACTGAGTTTAAATGCCTTTTGATTTTTGACACATAACCATTTTTTACGTACCAAAATTTTTATATAATTTTTATGATTTGCTGCACGAGCCCCACAACCTTAACGTTTGTAAGCTCGGAACCTTCAATGATCATTGGCGGGTATTCGGGATTATACGAGGTCAGTATCAGACGGTCGCGGTTAAAGTCCACGCGCTTTACTATCGTATTCTCGCCAATCATGACAATTGCTATCTTGCCGTTATCAACGTGGTTTTGCCTGTGGACGACTATTGTATCGCCGTCCTCGATCTTCGGACTCATAGATTGTTCTCTTACAGTAACGCAAATAGTGTTTTTCACATCGCTGTCATTTTCTATATATAACGGGAGATGTCCGGAAATATCACTGCTGTCATACGTTTTGAAGCCTGCATCTATACTATTATAGACGGGTATCATGTGGATTTTCTCTCGGGAGAGGATGTTATGTGCAGGGGAATTTTCCCAACCCATGAGATAAGATGGTGTCAGATCCAGAATTTCAGCTATTTTAACTACTTGACTTTTTGGAATATCTCTTCCACCTGTCTCGATCTTGTTTATTGATGATCGTGATTTATAGCCAAGTTTTCCTGCTAATTCTGTTTGCGACAGCCCTTTTTTTATTCTGGCTTCCTTTATTCGCTCTCCTATGGTTTCCGTCACTATCACCCCTATTTATAATATCACATGTCGTCGATTATGTCAACAATAATTAACTAAGTGTAAAGTAATCTTGTAATTGTAGACAAGATAGACAGCCTAAATTCACGTCCTCTTTACTAAACAGATAGGAATTTTATTATGTGTCACGCGTGACACACAGCGAAAAACACCTAATATTATCTTGTCCTGACATTCTCCGTGTGGTATCGCTTGCTTTTTTAGTATTATTATCTTGTTTCTCATTACTATATATCATTGTGTGAGTGCCTATTTTGTAAGGAAATCCACCACATTAATAACCTTGATCCCATCCTCATCCATCGGGATTTCGTCCATTGTGACGATGTATTTGGGGTAATTATCATGGATCCTCTTCAATGGAGCGATCTCTCTTGCAAAGGTTTCTTCACTCAAAACTGTTGCTGCCACTTGAAAGTAGGCTTTTTCGCCGTCTTTTTCTGCAACAAAATCTATCTCCAGCTCTCCGAGCTTACCAACACTGACGTGATATCCTTTTCTGGTCAGTTCGAGATAAACGATGTTTTCAAGAATGTGACCAATATCCCGATTTCGGTTGCCAATAAGCAGATTGCGAAGTCCGACATCAACAATGTAGTATTTTTCAAGAGATTTTAAATGCTGCTTCCCTTGTACATCGTATCTTCCTACTTTATATAGGATAAAAGCTTCACACAACGCGGTGACATAGTTTTCGACGGTCAGGGATGTTGTTTTTCGACCGAATGAGGTTAAACTATCTGCAATTTTTTTAGAGGAAACTATATTACCAACATTATCAAACAGGAATTTGACGATGCTTTCCAGAAGTTCAATGTCATTGATCCTTCTCCTTGCAGCTACGTCCTTCAATAAAACAGTGTGATAGATTCCATCAAGATAATCTCGACGAATCTCTTCATCTTCTATCTGTGAAGCATACGGAAAACCTCCGGTTGTGAAGTATTTTTTCCAAGCACTCCTGACGTCGCCGCCAACCAATTCTGCATACTCTGAAAATGATAGTGGCAGCATCGGTACTTCCACATATCTTCCGGATAAAAGTGTTGCAAGTTCGCCGGATAACATATGTGCATTGGAACCGGTGATATAGATATCCACATTGTCTTTTAGGAACAGTGAGTCCACGGCTTTCTGGAAGTCAGAAACTGCTTGTATTTCATCTAAGAAAATGTATGTTTTCCTGTCGGTAAGCAACCTTTCAGTGATATATTGATACAAGGCGTGGTATTCCAATAAATAATCGAATGAGATGTCCTCAAAATTGATTGAAATAATTTGTTCCTCAACGACTCCGTTTTCCAGAAGATATCGTTCAAATTGTTTCAGAAGCGTTGACTTTCCACATCTGCGAACGCCGGTAACAACCTTAATGATTTTTTTATCTCTCAAGCGAATCAGCCTGTCAAGATATTGTTTACGCAGAACCATTGTATCATCTCCTTAGTTTTTAGTATACCACAAAAATATCCTTTTAGTCAATAGTTTTTTAAGTATACTAAAAAAACTCTGGTAATCGTTCGAGAACGTATCTGAAGTTTTAACTTCGACTTTTTCGATTGAATGTTTTGCGGCGAAATACTGTGATTTTGAGTAGTGTGAGTATATAATCAATGTCTTTATCAAATTGGTCGTGACGATCAGCGTAGAGAAATGAGTAATTCCCGCATCACCGGTATGCGGGGGTATTCTTATTCGACAATAATTTAGTGAGAGAAAAATGCTTTTTCATCTGTTTCTTTCCGGGAATATCCACCACGCTGATACTGCGGCTACGATGATATATGCCACTTTCGGGCAGAACCCGCCGAGGCATGACGCTAATGTATAGGTAACAATGCTGATAATGTTGCGCGGACCAAGCTTGAAGTCCTTTGCCGTTCCGTTTTCACGGGCGATGAGATATATCAGAAGGTGGATCGTCAGGCAAGCCAGCAGCATATCCAGAAAGTACAATGATACGGGAGCAAAAGCAGTTGGGTGCGCACCTATCCAGGCGGTTGTGAATGGAATGAATGACATAACGAACATCCATGCGATATTGCACCAGAGTATCGGATAATTTACAGTCTTAACATCGTGAAAAATGATGTGATGATTTACCCAGTAGATCGCCACAAACACAAAGCTGAGCAGATACGCAAGCAGTGTTGGCGCAAGATCAAAAAGATCGCTGAGCTTGTCACCCGCAGGCTGTTTTAATTCCAGAACCATGATAGTAATAATGATTGCCAGCACTCCATCGCTAAACGCTTCAAGTCTGTTTTTCTCCATAGCTGAAACCTCCTATCTCTGTTTTCACAGCCGTTATATATTATAATATGTAACTTTTATTTATTCCTTGATTTTGTCTTGATATCTTCAAGCATAGCTTCTATTTTTCCATCCTTGCCGTCTTTGCTCATGTTCTTCAGCTTAAATCCTTTTCTTTCATAGAAACCGTTCCTGATTTCGATATCCTTTTCTTCATCTATATCTACGTAGGAAAGCATACCGATGAGTTTAATAGGTATAGACGGAGATTTTTTCTTTTCTTCATCTTTAAGAAAAGAAACCATACTATCTAATAAGAGGGAACCGTATCCTTTCCCTCTGTAATCATAAAAAGAAACTCTGCTATGAAATTCGTCGATTCTAACTGTTGTTTCCTCTACAGAATAATCGATTGAAGCTTCTATGTATGGGATTTTACTTTTACCACAGAGTTCAGTTTGATGTTTAATACTATAATACATATCAGAATTGATGGCATACAATTCAATTTCTCCGCCGTTGTTTATCAGCGTATTCAAATTCAGGGGATAACTTCGCAAAGAATCATTTGAAACTTCTTTTCGTCTGTCTACCAATATTACTATTGTATCACGACCATTTTCCGAAGCTTCACTGTTTTTGTCCTTTATATTAGTAATAGTACAAAGCCTGTAATTTTTGTGAGCAGCCAATAACTCACATACCTTTTTATATGTTTGGATCGTATCAAGGTGTTCTTTCTTTTCTTCAACAAGTTTATCTACTATTTTACTATACGAACTCAACATATCGCATTGTACGGCCCATTCTGAACTTGATAATATCTTCATGTTTCTTCCTTTATCCGCAATTATACTCTTCTACGTTTCCGTTAAGATAATCATCAAAGCTTATCTGCATCTCATCTATTGAATAGGTTTTAGATGATGTTATACTTGCTGCTCCATAGTGATAAGGAGAACTCGTAGCTTTTGTCCCGTCCTTCAAAGCATATCCTGTAATTTCTTCGAGAATTTTTTCAGGTTTTAATGCCGGAATCTTACTGTCCCTGAAATATACAGGCTTTTTTGCTACAATAAGATCCAGTTTCATTCTTTTAGCCTGACACATCTGAACAGCATTTTCAAGGTCGGAATAATACATTTCAGAGGCGTCTCTCAGATCGGAAGGTTTTAGCTCTATTACTTTAAAGATAAATGTTATCTGTTTTATTATCTGCGCCGCTTTTATATTATCGAATTCATTACGGAGAATATATTCGATGCCGGGAACAGACAATGCAGAAATGTACCCTTCGGTCAGACCAATCTCACAGCATTTCCATATTTTTGATGAGACGACAAAGTGTTCGGGGCGTTTACAAAGCACGTCAAGAATTGTTCCCGTATCAACTAAGATCTTCATGATCTGTCCTTTCTGCATGAATAGCCTTGTCCTCATAATCATTCTGCAAGATTCCCATAAGAGAATCAGTGAGGAAAGAAATGCTGGCATCATAGGGGATAAGTCTTGCAACTTCTTTTCCATTTTTTAGGATTATTACCTCATCCCCCTGCTGAACAGCTTGAAGATACTTGCTGAAATTAAGCTGCATATCTGTGGCAGTCGCTATCATCATATGTTTTCCTCCGTTTCTTTCTCGTTCATTATACCACTTTATAGGGGAAAAGTCAATGAAAGTGATTTGTGTCACGCGTGACACATTCTAAGTAAGGAAATGAGAAAATCTTCCTTTTAAATAATTATAAGAATAGTTGTAGTATTGTTGGTATAATATAGAACATTAAAAGAACTAAAAGAACTAGCCCTATAATTATATTTCTCTGGGAACGAATTCTATATGCAATTTTAAATAGAGCAGTATTCTCTTCTCGAAGTTCAGACAGAGCGTGATTTAGTTCGTTTATTTTATTATCTTTTTCTGCCAGCAACAATTCGTGCTTTCTCGTATTTTCTTTTATCATTTCCTTTACAAAGTCCCCGATTTCGTTTATTTTGGGATTTTCTAAATCATATTTTTTAATAACTTCAAACCTTTCGCCTATTATTTCTTTGCCATCACAGAAATATTCCTGATCATCCAGTAACCTTAAAATAAATAAACTGCCTCCATAACATTCCTTGACTACTTCATTGAAAGCCTTGAATAAAGTATCACCAGACATTGCAAATAATCCTGCAACTCCTAATTCATCAAAGATGATATTTCCGTTTTCAAGTTGTTTTTCATAATCTATCCATTTAGCGTTATATGAATCCCTCAAAGAAGATTTCAACGGAGTTTTGCTATAAAACTTATAATAATATTTATCATTGTACTTTTTACCCGGCATATAGTTTTTATTTTTATATTTTTTAAGTGCAGACATTAAAGTGTTTTCGGAATTTTCAATTATAAACAGCATCATAGCTTCAATAAAATATTTCACGGAGGGTTCATCATTGATGCTAAACAAAAATATACGTTCTCGGATTTCCTGTAAAGATACTTCATTTGTAACGATCACTCTATATTTCTCTTCTTTGTAAAGAGCTATCAGCTCACAACGTTCTTCCGTGCAAGAAAATCGACAGCGTGAAAGCTGCTTTATTGCATATTTAAATAGGCTTGTGCTTCGATCATCTCTTTGTTGAAACAAATCTTTAAGTATTACTTGTTCCATAAAATTTCTCCTTCGCTCAATAGTTTATATAAATAATTATAACATACTTGAGAAAAAAATCAACATGCAGTTGGTACTGTGTCACGCTTGACACAGTACTATTGTAATGATGATTCAAGTAGTTCTTTTAGATACTTTCTTTTACCTTCATTATTTCTATATAAAAAAGATGGACAGATATCATATCCGTCCATCTTTGCTTATTAACATTTTTTTATCAGATACCTTAAACAATGCTACGTTTAGGGACAATACTGCAGTGGTTTTTTTCAAATGTAAAAATAATTATTGAGGATGTGGTATCTGTAGATTATGCTTTTCTTTCCCCATGTCCATCTGCATGAAAATTCCATATTCCGTGATTAGGGATGAAATAGTTCATCCTATTTTTGAGCATTATGCCGTCCTTATCAAAATAATACCATTTGTCATTATAAAATAAAAATTGATTAGCATACATAATTCCGCTATTCCCTAAATAGTACCAATCAGATTTTTTAGGACTTATTTTCTTTTCAAGCCATCTTCCGGAATACATATCTCCATTTACTGTATCAAAATAGTACCAGTAACCTGTTATTTTTTCCCAACCAGTTGCCATTACGCCGTTCCATTTTAAATAATACCATTTTCCTTTACTTTGTATCCATTTGCTTCTTGCTTTATAACCACCAATGTAATAATACCAATTATCGCCCTCTTTAACCCAGCCTGATTTGGCCTGTGCAGCTGAGGCTGTTATTTGACAGTTAGGTGCAAGAGAATCAGTATTTTCTACAAATCCGAGTGACGGTGCTGTAACAATGGCTAAAGCCAGTATTGCGCTCAGTAGCTTTTTTTTTCATATCTAGGACTCCTATTCATAAAATATTGGGTATTACCAAAAATATCCTTAGTGATTATATCACAAAATTTCAAATAAGTCAATATATTTATTTAAATTGTTTACTATAATCTTGTAAGATGTATAAGTGTTTTATTTGCAATTTAGATTGAAAATGAAACTATAAAATGATATAATGAAAATAAACCTAAATGTCATTACTTTATAGTATGTTATACAATAAGAATGGAGGAAATGAAAATGGGCGTTTGGTTCACCAATGATGTGTATGTTGACATGACAGAATTAAATATCTATTATAATAGCACTCATAACGTAAAAAAAATTACAGACGGATATCAATGCAACCTTATTAAAGCTTTTTATAATAATCCAAATGAAGTGATTGGCTACGATCAATTAGTAGAAGAAATATGGGGAGAGTCTAACGTTAACGGTAATGGAAAAGAAAACCTTTACGCTCCTATTAAAAAACTTAGAAATTTAATAGGAGATGAAGAAAATCATTTTATAGAAAATTCTCGTAAAGTTGGATATATGTTAAAGGCCCCTGTTCAAAAAGCTCCACCTGAATGGATATTTAAAACTCCTAACAGCAGCATCGACATCAAAAATAACATTTACATTTCAACTCGAAAAGAGCTGGATAACCTTGACGGAGAATACTCGCTGAAAAATCGTATGCTTGATGCATCGCATATCATCCAAATATGTTATGCAGGCACAACGTTTCTGGCATCAGGCCGTATTGGAAGAAACTATGAAGAAACCTGGCAAGAATATTTTAGAAGCGCTTTGAGTGGTAAAAGAATAGATCTTGTATTAGCGAATCCGGAATCTGATCAGATGCGTGAGATGATAAACTATAAGCTACGTCCACGCTATTCAGCGGATAATGTTGATCGCACAAATCCGTTTCAGTATAACTTCACACGACTAATGGTAATAATGAATTTAATCAAAGACGGAGTTATAAAAGATGCTGATTTTAATGTATATCTGGCTGATTTTGCTTTATCTAATGCTTATCTGCAGTGTAAGTTCCCTGATGATAAATCTGACAAAGAAACGATCAAGGTTGATATGTATATTCCGCTTTTTTCTAAATATAAGATTGATAAAGACGGAACGTACTATATTCCTGATGATGAATGGGCTGATGATGATCGTCCAAGCTTTATAGTTTGCAAGAATAAACAGCCTGAACTTTACGCTCATCTATCCATGAATATTGATGATATACTTCATAACTGCGAGGATAACGGTAATCAGGTCATTAAAAGGGGAGTCTTTAAAGATGGCTGGGAACAGAAATTCATTGATTATTCCAATGGCAAATTTACCAGACCTTTTAAAAAAGATGAGATCCTTAAAGGCCTTTTATAAAAACTTATTTGAATTGATGCATTGATACAATAATGAGGTACTTATATGTATTATTCAGATGAAGTATTTAAAGAATTTATGTTTTGTGACGAAATATTAGTTCCTCTCTGTTATATGCCGGGCAAATTTGAAATTAATAATATGTGTGATACAGACGAAAATGCATTGAAAATATTATACAGTTACAGATCTAATATGTATACGTATGATCATCCATTAACTGGACAACAAGTAATCAAACACATCAAAACGGAAGATTCAGAATTTCGCTTATTTGCGACATACAATGAGGATAGCAAATTGAAATATCTTGAATTATGCGGGGATGACTACAAACCGGGTTTACTGTTATTTATAGGTTATGAGAACATCAAAGAAGCTAAAGCGGCTGTTTTTGATTTCGCAAAGCATTCAGGAAAAATGATATCACAGACTCTGCTTCAGCGGAACGAAAAGTTTGCCAGACTGTTCTTGGAATCCTATTATGATGTAGATCTTTTTGGCTTTGAGATCATGTATTACGATGTACAAAGCGGTGCCCCTGAGGATATGCACATGCTGCTGGAAAATCCGGAAAAACATCATAAGGCTATTGATAATGACTATAATTATCCTCTGAATAATCGCATATTTTGTGATGTTGGTACTTTAGAAATTCTACTGAGATGTGCTCCCAAAGAAGTTTCCGAGGAACTTTTTGAAATATATTCAAGTACAATAACAGGAATAATCAAGTCGAAAGTCGTTGATAAGCTTGATAAGACAGATGATTTTAAACTCATCGTTACTAACAGCAGATATGCGAGCAGAGATAATTAGTATATTTTTATAATCTATAAATCAAACCGGTTTAATATAAGAAAAGATTCTATAGAGAACTTAGCGCTACATAATTAGCGTTAGGTTCTTTTTTGTTTTTAGTAAAAACAGTAAAAGTATTATATGTAAGAAAAGTGGTAAGAAATAGTGTTGTTGTGGTCAGAT
It includes:
- a CDS encoding type II toxin-antitoxin system VapC family toxin, translating into MKILVDTGTILDVLCKRPEHFVVSSKIWKCCEIGLTEGYISALSVPGIEYILRNEFDNIKAAQIIKQITFIFKVIELKPSDLRDASEMYYSDLENAVQMCQAKRMKLDLIVAKKPVYFRDSKIPALKPEKILEEITGYALKDGTKATSSPYHYGAASITSSKTYSIDEMQISFDDYLNGNVEEYNCG
- a CDS encoding type II toxin-antitoxin system Phd/YefM family antitoxin, with the translated sequence MMIATATDMQLNFSKYLQAVQQGDEVIILKNGKEVARLIPYDASISFLTDSLMGILQNDYEDKAIHAERTDHEDLS
- a CDS encoding winged helix-turn-helix domain-containing protein codes for the protein MGVWFTNDVYVDMTELNIYYNSTHNVKKITDGYQCNLIKAFYNNPNEVIGYDQLVEEIWGESNVNGNGKENLYAPIKKLRNLIGDEENHFIENSRKVGYMLKAPVQKAPPEWIFKTPNSSIDIKNNIYISTRKELDNLDGEYSLKNRMLDASHIIQICYAGTTFLASGRIGRNYEETWQEYFRSALSGKRIDLVLANPESDQMREMINYKLRPRYSADNVDRTNPFQYNFTRLMVIMNLIKDGVIKDADFNVYLADFALSNAYLQCKFPDDKSDKETIKVDMYIPLFSKYKIDKDGTYYIPDDEWADDDRPSFIVCKNKQPELYAHLSMNIDDILHNCEDNGNQVIKRGVFKDGWEQKFIDYSNGKFTRPFKKDEILKGLL